Genomic segment of Macrobrachium rosenbergii isolate ZJJX-2024 chromosome 19, ASM4041242v1, whole genome shotgun sequence:
taatactGAATAATATTTCGGTAAAGTCAATATTGATCAAgaatgagtagagagagagagagagagagcagggatgGCGTAAGTGTAGTAAACTAGAGCCATAAGGAGGCGACCAACACCATCAAGCATTCAGAGacgtaaaggaaaaatatcagttcTTTGGCATTTAACGAATACAAGAGTTGTAAATAATTCTGGATTCATAACCAGTGAATATCAGTTGTGGATATAAATGAACTGTGCCTATCTCTCTGTTTAgctctttcttttttcaatatttatttccattttgtattttgtattaaagGATTCTTATCATCTCTTATATCCTTAGTGTATAAAGCTTTAATATATTATTCTAATTGTTTTTAACAACAGTCTTCATGTAATATAATGAAAGTATGAATTCCCATTTAATCGAACGATTTTCTTTATAGCATAAATCCTTTCGAGaataatgaacactgaaaaatgaaCTTACGATTGAGCGAAGGAAGTTCATGGTTGGAGGATTGCAGAAGGCGTCTGCTTGATGGTGAGGCAGTGCTATGCCCTCCTTGCTTTCTGCTCAGGTATTTATACCCACAGGGAATCTCGCGTCCTTACTAAGACGTTACCAGGTAACCTTGCTGAAGTCACTGGGTGCAGAACCACCGACTTTTTTCTGCAACTTGTCAGTCGTTTTTTTGAGTCGGAGGAATTTCGCAAATTTACAGCTGAATAAATACCGTAATCTTCTATTAAATTAGATTTCAATTTGTTTACACACTTGAATATGCACTTTCATGTATAtcctgtataattatatatatatatatatatatatatatatatatatatatatatatatatatatatatatataatgtatatatatattatatatatatatttataattatatgtataagtaaatatattggTGTGGGCGTGCttgtttgtgtacgtatgtacatgtGCGCGTACAGACCACTGTGACATACATCAGTCATCCTTAGTTAACATGATGCATTTAATTAGAGGCTGCTCACTATTTGAGTCAATTGACCTTCACGAAGTGACTGATTAGATTTAAAAGTACTTATATAGATGCCACAAAAGAATGATTGTGTCGATGCTTTGAAAATAGAACTATGAAATATctcattatttatctatatttttcataaagatgTGTATGGATGAACTGAGGCATTCAAAGTAAATGTTTCTTGATGTTTGAAACGCAACCATGAGAAAAGACTGAGAATATGTTGGTCTAAAGGAATTTTTGCACCTGCGTAAAGATAAATGTTCAGGTAGAAGTTAAAAAACGTTCTTTCGTTTAAGCTTTAATTAAAAGAGCACCCCCCAACAGGACATATACGCTGATCAAATAACCACTCTGGAAATGCAGCATTACCTGATGACTTAGGGTAACAAGTTCCTATAGATTTATAAGAACGGACCACTAAAACACTAAAACGTATAGAAACTGAAAGGCATGAAAATTACGTAATTATATTTCACACAAAGAATAGACGCTGCAACCTGACAATGAGTGGATACCAAATCTCTTTTATGCCGCTAGCTGTGTTGCTACTTTGGTAAATATATCCCGGAAAGACTCTAAACTGGATCAGGCACTAACCTACAGACAGcagtaaggaaagagaaaaaatgagagaaaaaaaatccattactctggcgtaactttttttttcgccAGAGCATTCAGCTAACTCATCCCTCCCCAAGGGCGTGTAAATAAATAGCAGCGGAGAACTGGCCCATTGCATAATCCATCTTCAGGAGTTCCAGAAGACGCACATTCAACAATGAACTTCCTTCGCCCAGTCgtaagtttattttgaagaaattgcgggaatttctctctctctctctctctctctctctctctctctctctcttttcatattcgtttttcatcattattgACTTAACTGAAATGAAAGTGATATTCAGATCCCTTCCATTGATCCAGTTATTACTAAATGTTCAACCTCCATTTCTCCTGGCACAGTTTGTGGTGGCCATTGTTATGGCCGTGGTCTGCTCTGCCTTGGCCATGCCTGGTGGATTAGGCTATGGATTAGGGGGATTGGGTGGAGGATTAGGCTACGGATTGGGTGGTGGATTTGGCGGAGTCACTGTTGTCCGGTAAGGCAGATTATTCTTATGATTATGGAGTCACTTAAATTAATGGATAATAATCCTCTTggatttaaaaaatgattttcccTTACTCACAAGTTAGGTCTGGAGTTATATATCCATTAATCTTTGCATCatcatactgaatattttgagaGTGACGCATTAGTCACATCAAACCCGATTCTAATTGTCCTCTTTCTCCGTTCATAGACCTGTGGTAAAGAAAGTCGTTACCGTCGGCAAAGGATTTGGAGGacttggaggatttggaggactTGGAGGACTTGGCGGATATGGAGGTGGCTATGGGTGGTAAATTTTGGAATATCcagagaataaaaatgtaataaaaaattaatcagtatTACATACTTTTCTTCTCCTTTAGTAAAAAGGGGaagattttttttcgaaaaattccCCCTTTGCAAGCAATGCTTTGTACACTTGAAAACTAAAATTCTTCAGAGTTATAGATTCCAGTAGCTTATGTTTAGCATTAAtgtacacatattacatatagtatatatatatatatatatatatatatatatataattatatatattatatatgtacatatagagtatatatatatatatatatatatatatatatatatatatatatatatatatttatatactatatatatatatatatatatatatatatatatatatatatatatatatatatatatatatatatatatatatatatatacatacgtgtgtacatatactgtatatatatatatatatatatatatatatatatatatatatatatatataaattgataaatatatataaatgtatacaaataagTTGATTTCGATTGTAAAGTACACACTAAGCACAGCAGTGTTTCTATTCAGTTCCTGTCTACAACTTCGTTATAAAGCTCTTTATAGCTTGTCAGAGCAGGTGAACAGGTATTGcttgaaatagcatatctccatacCACCTAAAAGCATCTCGTCCCCTTACAAAATTGTGCAAAATATCCTCAACAAAAAGCACGTAACATTTATAGGTCTGTGGAATATGAGCCCcgattcttcatttatttcagaatgaccataaaataattgGACGATTTACTTACACTGAATAAGGATGATAGTTCATCAGATGTAATGCAGTGTATACTTTCATATGTAATTATggatacatacatccacacacacatatatatgtatatattatatatcgaggctacggcctactccaacgccaaatcaaaggcatcgtgcttaccgcatatggaaaataggaaaaaagcacgttaaacgaagaagaagaagattatatatataatatatatgtatatgtatgcatatataacatatactgtatatatataatacatataaataaataatatctatatacatgcacatatatatagaccTAATCAttacacaatcatgtgtggaacaaaagtaaattttttacttacatcaggatcgaacccaggtctttcaattcctGGGtacgatcctgatgtgagtcagaaatttatacacacatatatactgcatatgcgagtatgtatatatatgtatgtgtgtgtatgtgcatgattTTCTGACatatatcaggatcgaacccaggtctttcaattgaaagacctgggttcgatcctgatgtgagtcagaaatttatttctgttccacacgtgattgtatgttgattatgtgtgtatatatatatatatatatatatatatatatatatatatatatatatatatatatatatatatatatatgcatatatgtttatatatgcatatgaatttatatgcatacatatatattatacatgtatatatataatgtatacatatatgtgtgtgcggatgtatgtattcataattacatataaatgaatacactgcattatattatttgatagacTATCATCCTTATTCAGTGTAAGTAAATcgtcaaattattttatggtcattctcAAATAAACGAAGAATATGGGCTCATATTCTCTCAGTTTTGGATACAGTCTTTTGAACATATCGTGCGCATATTATTTCCTCTACTTCCATACTTATACAGAATGAACCGCCATAATGTGTACGGTCACCACTTTTTTGCAACTGCGTCGATGCCGCTGCAGTTTCCGCCTCGTGTGAATGGGCCTAATAGAATGGagcaatttagaataaatatgCCTATGTGCTTggtacaaaatgataaaaataaatcaattgaaAAGGTCTTGATGAAAGCTAGTATAGCACCTTCAGGAAGGTTCATTGAAAGAGAACCAGCTCCCTCTTAACCCGAGTTTTGCGAAAAGTGCTTTCTTATAGGTTATTTCGGAAAGTCATCTTCTTATAATGGAAGCAACACTCTTTGTTTACAGCATTCTAAATAGGGAATCATCACATTATGAAACTAGCAATCAAATTTCATTACTTGATTTGTAGAAAGCAAATAAAACCACTTGAAAATTTTTGATAGGCAATTAGAGCCTTTCTTTGAAT
This window contains:
- the LOC136848452 gene encoding keratin, type II cytoskeletal 3-like, translating into MNFLRPVFVVAIVMAVVCSALAMPGGLGYGLGGLGGGLGYGLGGGFGGVTVVRPVVKKVVTVGKGFGGLGGFGGLGGLGGYGGGYGW